A single region of the Lycium barbarum isolate Lr01 chromosome 2, ASM1917538v2, whole genome shotgun sequence genome encodes:
- the LOC132626927 gene encoding wound-induced proteinase inhibitor 2-like, producing the protein MAIRRANFLVLLIVLGTFLLVSKLEQADAKHCTKNCDPRIDHAICPRSEENQINRMCTNCCAGMKGCNYYSADGTFVCEGESEPGKPKPCPRNCDPRIDHAICPRSEENRINPICTNCCAGMKGCNYYSADGTFVCEGESEVGKPRACPLNCDGRIAYGICPRSEEKRINKICTNCCAGKKSCNYYSSNGTFICKGESEVKTKEEVEHPKPCTLECDPRVAYMTCPSLGLAKLEQVCVNCCMAGEGCKLYDHDGSLISCPKEL; encoded by the exons ATGGCTATTCGCAGAGCTAATTTCCTTGTTCTCCTGATTGTTCTTG GAACGTTTCTACTTGTAAGCAAGCTGGAACAAGCAGATGCCAAGCATTGTACTAAGAATTGTGATCCAAGAATTGATCATGCAATTTGCCCACGTTCAGAAGAAAATCAGATCAATCGCATGTGCACCAACTGTTGCGCAGGCATGAAGGGTTGTAACTATTACAGTGCAGATGGAACCTTTGTTTGTGAAGGAGAGTCTGAACCAGGAAAACCAAAGCCTTGTCCCCGCAATTGTGATCCAAGAATCGATCATGCAATTTGCCCGCGTTCAGAAGAAAACCGGATCAATCCCATATGCACCAATTGTTGCGCAGGCATGAAGGGTTGTAACTATTACAGTGCTGATGGAACCTTTGTTTGTGAAGGAGAGTCTGAAGTAGGAAAACCAAGGGCTTGTCCCCTTAATTGTGATGGAAGAATTGCCTACGGGATTTGCCCACGTTCAGAAGAAAAAAGGATCAATAAAATATGCACAAATTGTTGCGCAGGCAAAAAGAGTTGCAACTATTACAGTTCCAATGGAACTTTTATCTGTAAAGGAGAGTCTGAAGTGAAAACTAAGGAGGAAGTTGAACATCCCAAACCTTGTACTTTGGAATGTGATCCAAGAGTTGCTTACATGACTTGTCCATCTTTGGGATTGGCCAAACTTGAACAAGTTTGTGTCAACTGTTGCATGGCAGGAGAGGGTTGCAAACTCTATGATCATGATGGATCTTTAATTAGTTGTCCTAAGGAGCTATAA